A DNA window from Coffea arabica cultivar ET-39 chromosome 6c, Coffea Arabica ET-39 HiFi, whole genome shotgun sequence contains the following coding sequences:
- the LOC113692871 gene encoding uncharacterized protein isoform X2, with amino-acid sequence MATETMAIFTLTSPLLKLLKRSDFVEFQSLHHCVQIYHHASLTKFGNSTTINRCHRYFDGSRESSIHSFSKQYLQHLAKSVSAVRSGLEASIADPEENAVHVKNAKIVVESRDDTKLQVRVDLEGEDTRLVFEKVLTNLARAAPPVPGFRRQKGGKTSKVPKDFLLQMLGEERVTNFVIQEIVSSTLADYTKKENLTVKGNKINTIQTAEELRSSFVPGKEFGFSATLELEILTTETSSQ; translated from the exons ATGGCCACAGAGACGATGGCGATTTTCACGTTGACGTCACCTTTGCTGAAGCTTCTCAAGCGCTCTGAC TTTGTAGAATTTCAGAGTCTCCATCATTGTGTACAGATATACCATCATGCATCGTTAACCAAGTTTGGAAACTCAACAACCATTAATAGATGCCACAG GTATTTTGATGGTTCTAGGGAATCAAGTATCCATAGCTTCTCTAAGCAATATCTGCAACATTTAGCCAAATCAGTATCTGCTGTTCGTTCAG GTTTGGAGGCATCAATAGCAGATCCAGAGGAAAATGCAGTACATGTTAAAAATGCGAAGATTGTTGTTGAGTCTCGAGATGATACTAAGCTACAA GTAAGAGTCGATTTGGAAGGAGAGGATACCAGATTAGTGTTTGAGAAGGTTTTAACTAATTTGGCCCGTGCAGCTCCACCTGTTCCTGGATTTCGCAGACAGAAGGGAG GGAAAACATCAAAG GTCCCAAAagattttctacttcaaatgcTCGGTGAAGAACGTGTTACCAACTTTGTCATACAGGAAATTGTTAGCTCAACCTTGGCTGACTACACAAAGAAG GAAAATCTAACAGTGAAGGGCAACAAGATTAACACTATACAGACAGCTGAAGAACTCAGATCATCGTTTGTTCCTGGAAAAGAATTTGGATTTAGTGCTACACTAGAGCTTGAAATATTGACAACCGAAACATCTAGCCAATAG
- the LOC113692871 gene encoding uncharacterized protein isoform X1, with protein sequence MATETMAIFTLTSPLLKLLKRSDFVEFQSLHHCVQIYHHASLTKFGNSTTINRCHRYFDGSRESSIHSFSKQYLQHLAKSVSAVRSVTISGLEASIADPEENAVHVKNAKIVVESRDDTKLQVRVDLEGEDTRLVFEKVLTNLARAAPPVPGFRRQKGGKTSKVPKDFLLQMLGEERVTNFVIQEIVSSTLADYTKKENLTVKGNKINTIQTAEELRSSFVPGKEFGFSATLELEILTTETSSQ encoded by the exons ATGGCCACAGAGACGATGGCGATTTTCACGTTGACGTCACCTTTGCTGAAGCTTCTCAAGCGCTCTGAC TTTGTAGAATTTCAGAGTCTCCATCATTGTGTACAGATATACCATCATGCATCGTTAACCAAGTTTGGAAACTCAACAACCATTAATAGATGCCACAG GTATTTTGATGGTTCTAGGGAATCAAGTATCCATAGCTTCTCTAAGCAATATCTGCAACATTTAGCCAAATCAGTATCTGCTGTTCGTTCAG TTACTATATCAGGTTTGGAGGCATCAATAGCAGATCCAGAGGAAAATGCAGTACATGTTAAAAATGCGAAGATTGTTGTTGAGTCTCGAGATGATACTAAGCTACAA GTAAGAGTCGATTTGGAAGGAGAGGATACCAGATTAGTGTTTGAGAAGGTTTTAACTAATTTGGCCCGTGCAGCTCCACCTGTTCCTGGATTTCGCAGACAGAAGGGAG GGAAAACATCAAAG GTCCCAAAagattttctacttcaaatgcTCGGTGAAGAACGTGTTACCAACTTTGTCATACAGGAAATTGTTAGCTCAACCTTGGCTGACTACACAAAGAAG GAAAATCTAACAGTGAAGGGCAACAAGATTAACACTATACAGACAGCTGAAGAACTCAGATCATCGTTTGTTCCTGGAAAAGAATTTGGATTTAGTGCTACACTAGAGCTTGAAATATTGACAACCGAAACATCTAGCCAATAG
- the LOC113692871 gene encoding uncharacterized protein isoform X10 — MLLAYHSRRLRESSIHSFSKQYLQHLAKSVSAVRSGLEASIADPEENAVHVKNAKIVVESRDDTKLQVRVDLEGEDTRLVFEKVLTNLARAAPPVPGFRRQKGGKTSKVPKDFLLQMLGEERVTNFVIQEIVSSTLADYTKKENLTVKGNKINTIQTAEELRSSFVPGKEFGFSATLELEILTTETSSQ; from the exons ATGCTTCTTGCCTATCACTCGAGGAGGTTGAG GGAATCAAGTATCCATAGCTTCTCTAAGCAATATCTGCAACATTTAGCCAAATCAGTATCTGCTGTTCGTTCAG GTTTGGAGGCATCAATAGCAGATCCAGAGGAAAATGCAGTACATGTTAAAAATGCGAAGATTGTTGTTGAGTCTCGAGATGATACTAAGCTACAA GTAAGAGTCGATTTGGAAGGAGAGGATACCAGATTAGTGTTTGAGAAGGTTTTAACTAATTTGGCCCGTGCAGCTCCACCTGTTCCTGGATTTCGCAGACAGAAGGGAG GGAAAACATCAAAG GTCCCAAAagattttctacttcaaatgcTCGGTGAAGAACGTGTTACCAACTTTGTCATACAGGAAATTGTTAGCTCAACCTTGGCTGACTACACAAAGAAG GAAAATCTAACAGTGAAGGGCAACAAGATTAACACTATACAGACAGCTGAAGAACTCAGATCATCGTTTGTTCCTGGAAAAGAATTTGGATTTAGTGCTACACTAGAGCTTGAAATATTGACAACCGAAACATCTAGCCAATAG
- the LOC113692871 gene encoding uncharacterized protein isoform X6, with amino-acid sequence MATETMAIFTLTSPLLKLLKRSDIYHHASLTKFGNSTTINRCHRESSIHSFSKQYLQHLAKSVSAVRSVTISGLEASIADPEENAVHVKNAKIVVESRDDTKLQVRVDLEGEDTRLVFEKVLTNLARAAPPVPGFRRQKGGKTSKVPKDFLLQMLGEERVTNFVIQEIVSSTLADYTKKENLTVKGNKINTIQTAEELRSSFVPGKEFGFSATLELEILTTETSSQ; translated from the exons ATGGCCACAGAGACGATGGCGATTTTCACGTTGACGTCACCTTTGCTGAAGCTTCTCAAGCGCTCTGAC ATATACCATCATGCATCGTTAACCAAGTTTGGAAACTCAACAACCATTAATAGATGCCACAG GGAATCAAGTATCCATAGCTTCTCTAAGCAATATCTGCAACATTTAGCCAAATCAGTATCTGCTGTTCGTTCAG TTACTATATCAGGTTTGGAGGCATCAATAGCAGATCCAGAGGAAAATGCAGTACATGTTAAAAATGCGAAGATTGTTGTTGAGTCTCGAGATGATACTAAGCTACAA GTAAGAGTCGATTTGGAAGGAGAGGATACCAGATTAGTGTTTGAGAAGGTTTTAACTAATTTGGCCCGTGCAGCTCCACCTGTTCCTGGATTTCGCAGACAGAAGGGAG GGAAAACATCAAAG GTCCCAAAagattttctacttcaaatgcTCGGTGAAGAACGTGTTACCAACTTTGTCATACAGGAAATTGTTAGCTCAACCTTGGCTGACTACACAAAGAAG GAAAATCTAACAGTGAAGGGCAACAAGATTAACACTATACAGACAGCTGAAGAACTCAGATCATCGTTTGTTCCTGGAAAAGAATTTGGATTTAGTGCTACACTAGAGCTTGAAATATTGACAACCGAAACATCTAGCCAATAG
- the LOC113692871 gene encoding uncharacterized protein isoform X7: MATETMAIFTLTSPLLKLLKRSDIYHHASLTKFGNSTTINRCHRESSIHSFSKQYLQHLAKSVSAVRSGLEASIADPEENAVHVKNAKIVVESRDDTKLQVRVDLEGEDTRLVFEKVLTNLARAAPPVPGFRRQKGGKTSKVPKDFLLQMLGEERVTNFVIQEIVSSTLADYTKKENLTVKGNKINTIQTAEELRSSFVPGKEFGFSATLELEILTTETSSQ, from the exons ATGGCCACAGAGACGATGGCGATTTTCACGTTGACGTCACCTTTGCTGAAGCTTCTCAAGCGCTCTGAC ATATACCATCATGCATCGTTAACCAAGTTTGGAAACTCAACAACCATTAATAGATGCCACAG GGAATCAAGTATCCATAGCTTCTCTAAGCAATATCTGCAACATTTAGCCAAATCAGTATCTGCTGTTCGTTCAG GTTTGGAGGCATCAATAGCAGATCCAGAGGAAAATGCAGTACATGTTAAAAATGCGAAGATTGTTGTTGAGTCTCGAGATGATACTAAGCTACAA GTAAGAGTCGATTTGGAAGGAGAGGATACCAGATTAGTGTTTGAGAAGGTTTTAACTAATTTGGCCCGTGCAGCTCCACCTGTTCCTGGATTTCGCAGACAGAAGGGAG GGAAAACATCAAAG GTCCCAAAagattttctacttcaaatgcTCGGTGAAGAACGTGTTACCAACTTTGTCATACAGGAAATTGTTAGCTCAACCTTGGCTGACTACACAAAGAAG GAAAATCTAACAGTGAAGGGCAACAAGATTAACACTATACAGACAGCTGAAGAACTCAGATCATCGTTTGTTCCTGGAAAAGAATTTGGATTTAGTGCTACACTAGAGCTTGAAATATTGACAACCGAAACATCTAGCCAATAG
- the LOC113692871 gene encoding uncharacterized protein isoform X5 has protein sequence MATETMAIFTLTSPLLKLLKRSDIYHHASLTKFGNSTTINRCHRYFDGSRESSIHSFSKQYLQHLAKSVSAVRSVTISGLEASIADPEENAVHVKNAKIVVESRDDTKLQVRVDLEGEDTRLVFEKVLTNLARAAPPVPGFRRQKGGKTSKVPKDFLLQMLGEERVTNFVIQEIVSSTLADYTKKENLTVKGNKINTIQTAEELRSSFVPGKEFGFSATLELEILTTETSSQ, from the exons ATGGCCACAGAGACGATGGCGATTTTCACGTTGACGTCACCTTTGCTGAAGCTTCTCAAGCGCTCTGAC ATATACCATCATGCATCGTTAACCAAGTTTGGAAACTCAACAACCATTAATAGATGCCACAG GTATTTTGATGGTTCTAGGGAATCAAGTATCCATAGCTTCTCTAAGCAATATCTGCAACATTTAGCCAAATCAGTATCTGCTGTTCGTTCAG TTACTATATCAGGTTTGGAGGCATCAATAGCAGATCCAGAGGAAAATGCAGTACATGTTAAAAATGCGAAGATTGTTGTTGAGTCTCGAGATGATACTAAGCTACAA GTAAGAGTCGATTTGGAAGGAGAGGATACCAGATTAGTGTTTGAGAAGGTTTTAACTAATTTGGCCCGTGCAGCTCCACCTGTTCCTGGATTTCGCAGACAGAAGGGAG GGAAAACATCAAAG GTCCCAAAagattttctacttcaaatgcTCGGTGAAGAACGTGTTACCAACTTTGTCATACAGGAAATTGTTAGCTCAACCTTGGCTGACTACACAAAGAAG GAAAATCTAACAGTGAAGGGCAACAAGATTAACACTATACAGACAGCTGAAGAACTCAGATCATCGTTTGTTCCTGGAAAAGAATTTGGATTTAGTGCTACACTAGAGCTTGAAATATTGACAACCGAAACATCTAGCCAATAG
- the LOC113692871 gene encoding uncharacterized protein isoform X9 has protein sequence MLLAYHSRRLRESSIHSFSKQYLQHLAKSVSAVRSVTISGLEASIADPEENAVHVKNAKIVVESRDDTKLQVRVDLEGEDTRLVFEKVLTNLARAAPPVPGFRRQKGGKTSKVPKDFLLQMLGEERVTNFVIQEIVSSTLADYTKKENLTVKGNKINTIQTAEELRSSFVPGKEFGFSATLELEILTTETSSQ, from the exons ATGCTTCTTGCCTATCACTCGAGGAGGTTGAG GGAATCAAGTATCCATAGCTTCTCTAAGCAATATCTGCAACATTTAGCCAAATCAGTATCTGCTGTTCGTTCAG TTACTATATCAGGTTTGGAGGCATCAATAGCAGATCCAGAGGAAAATGCAGTACATGTTAAAAATGCGAAGATTGTTGTTGAGTCTCGAGATGATACTAAGCTACAA GTAAGAGTCGATTTGGAAGGAGAGGATACCAGATTAGTGTTTGAGAAGGTTTTAACTAATTTGGCCCGTGCAGCTCCACCTGTTCCTGGATTTCGCAGACAGAAGGGAG GGAAAACATCAAAG GTCCCAAAagattttctacttcaaatgcTCGGTGAAGAACGTGTTACCAACTTTGTCATACAGGAAATTGTTAGCTCAACCTTGGCTGACTACACAAAGAAG GAAAATCTAACAGTGAAGGGCAACAAGATTAACACTATACAGACAGCTGAAGAACTCAGATCATCGTTTGTTCCTGGAAAAGAATTTGGATTTAGTGCTACACTAGAGCTTGAAATATTGACAACCGAAACATCTAGCCAATAG
- the LOC113692871 gene encoding uncharacterized protein isoform X3 — MATETMAIFTLTSPLLKLLKRSDFVEFQSLHHCVQIYHHASLTKFGNSTTINRCHRESSIHSFSKQYLQHLAKSVSAVRSVTISGLEASIADPEENAVHVKNAKIVVESRDDTKLQVRVDLEGEDTRLVFEKVLTNLARAAPPVPGFRRQKGGKTSKVPKDFLLQMLGEERVTNFVIQEIVSSTLADYTKKENLTVKGNKINTIQTAEELRSSFVPGKEFGFSATLELEILTTETSSQ; from the exons ATGGCCACAGAGACGATGGCGATTTTCACGTTGACGTCACCTTTGCTGAAGCTTCTCAAGCGCTCTGAC TTTGTAGAATTTCAGAGTCTCCATCATTGTGTACAGATATACCATCATGCATCGTTAACCAAGTTTGGAAACTCAACAACCATTAATAGATGCCACAG GGAATCAAGTATCCATAGCTTCTCTAAGCAATATCTGCAACATTTAGCCAAATCAGTATCTGCTGTTCGTTCAG TTACTATATCAGGTTTGGAGGCATCAATAGCAGATCCAGAGGAAAATGCAGTACATGTTAAAAATGCGAAGATTGTTGTTGAGTCTCGAGATGATACTAAGCTACAA GTAAGAGTCGATTTGGAAGGAGAGGATACCAGATTAGTGTTTGAGAAGGTTTTAACTAATTTGGCCCGTGCAGCTCCACCTGTTCCTGGATTTCGCAGACAGAAGGGAG GGAAAACATCAAAG GTCCCAAAagattttctacttcaaatgcTCGGTGAAGAACGTGTTACCAACTTTGTCATACAGGAAATTGTTAGCTCAACCTTGGCTGACTACACAAAGAAG GAAAATCTAACAGTGAAGGGCAACAAGATTAACACTATACAGACAGCTGAAGAACTCAGATCATCGTTTGTTCCTGGAAAAGAATTTGGATTTAGTGCTACACTAGAGCTTGAAATATTGACAACCGAAACATCTAGCCAATAG
- the LOC113692871 gene encoding uncharacterized protein isoform X4, which yields MATETMAIFTLTSPLLKLLKRSDFVEFQSLHHCVQIYHHASLTKFGNSTTINRCHRESSIHSFSKQYLQHLAKSVSAVRSGLEASIADPEENAVHVKNAKIVVESRDDTKLQVRVDLEGEDTRLVFEKVLTNLARAAPPVPGFRRQKGGKTSKVPKDFLLQMLGEERVTNFVIQEIVSSTLADYTKKENLTVKGNKINTIQTAEELRSSFVPGKEFGFSATLELEILTTETSSQ from the exons ATGGCCACAGAGACGATGGCGATTTTCACGTTGACGTCACCTTTGCTGAAGCTTCTCAAGCGCTCTGAC TTTGTAGAATTTCAGAGTCTCCATCATTGTGTACAGATATACCATCATGCATCGTTAACCAAGTTTGGAAACTCAACAACCATTAATAGATGCCACAG GGAATCAAGTATCCATAGCTTCTCTAAGCAATATCTGCAACATTTAGCCAAATCAGTATCTGCTGTTCGTTCAG GTTTGGAGGCATCAATAGCAGATCCAGAGGAAAATGCAGTACATGTTAAAAATGCGAAGATTGTTGTTGAGTCTCGAGATGATACTAAGCTACAA GTAAGAGTCGATTTGGAAGGAGAGGATACCAGATTAGTGTTTGAGAAGGTTTTAACTAATTTGGCCCGTGCAGCTCCACCTGTTCCTGGATTTCGCAGACAGAAGGGAG GGAAAACATCAAAG GTCCCAAAagattttctacttcaaatgcTCGGTGAAGAACGTGTTACCAACTTTGTCATACAGGAAATTGTTAGCTCAACCTTGGCTGACTACACAAAGAAG GAAAATCTAACAGTGAAGGGCAACAAGATTAACACTATACAGACAGCTGAAGAACTCAGATCATCGTTTGTTCCTGGAAAAGAATTTGGATTTAGTGCTACACTAGAGCTTGAAATATTGACAACCGAAACATCTAGCCAATAG
- the LOC113692871 gene encoding uncharacterized protein isoform X8 has protein sequence MATETMAIFTLTSPLLKLLKRSDFVEFQSLHHCVQIYHHASLTKFGNSTTINRCHRYFDGSRESSIHSFSKQYLQHLAKSVSAVRSVTISGLEASIADPEENAVHVKNAKIVVESRDDTKLQVRVDLEGEDTRLVFEKVLTNLARAAPPVPGFRRQKGGKTSKVNIPMTSLYSMKKFLRSQKIFYFKCSVKNVLPTLSYRKLLAQPWLTTQRRKI, from the exons ATGGCCACAGAGACGATGGCGATTTTCACGTTGACGTCACCTTTGCTGAAGCTTCTCAAGCGCTCTGAC TTTGTAGAATTTCAGAGTCTCCATCATTGTGTACAGATATACCATCATGCATCGTTAACCAAGTTTGGAAACTCAACAACCATTAATAGATGCCACAG GTATTTTGATGGTTCTAGGGAATCAAGTATCCATAGCTTCTCTAAGCAATATCTGCAACATTTAGCCAAATCAGTATCTGCTGTTCGTTCAG TTACTATATCAGGTTTGGAGGCATCAATAGCAGATCCAGAGGAAAATGCAGTACATGTTAAAAATGCGAAGATTGTTGTTGAGTCTCGAGATGATACTAAGCTACAA GTAAGAGTCGATTTGGAAGGAGAGGATACCAGATTAGTGTTTGAGAAGGTTTTAACTAATTTGGCCCGTGCAGCTCCACCTGTTCCTGGATTTCGCAGACAGAAGGGAG GGAAAACATCAAAGGTAAATATCCCTATGACTTCATTATACTCTATGAAGAAGTTTCTCAG GTCCCAAAagattttctacttcaaatgcTCGGTGAAGAACGTGTTACCAACTTTGTCATACAGGAAATTGTTAGCTCAACCTTGGCTGACTACACAAAGAAG GAAAATCTAA